TAGCAGGAGTGGGTTTGGCTTATGAAATTCCTTGCTTAATTATCCAGCAAGGGAATGCGAGGGGAGACAAAATGGCTCAAACTTCTCAGAGTACTGAGGTGGTTCCCAGTGATTCATGGCCATATGGTTGTAGCATGGTGCATTAACGGTATGTAAGAAAgagatgtgctcagaaagaaTAAAGGAGAGTTTGGCTATTCTAGGGACTGATTTCCCATCCTGAAACAAAGGCACAATTAATAGTAGGTGACATTTCATAGAATTCAAGCATCACTGCTGATTCATACATAGTTGGTGGGGGAAGAGAATGACAATGCAAAGAAGGAGAGAAAGTAATACTGAGGGGAATTAGTCTATTACAAAAGATGTCCTTCACTGTTCAGTGCTGAACTCTTCCTCCTATGCATTCCCTTCTTTAACACAGTTACTGGAGTGAGAGAGGAAATCTGGGTATCAACAGAAAAGGATGTCACGAGTTATATGACTGAACTGGTTTGCAAAAGATGGTTCTGATATAGCTTATTCTGGGTACATGAAACAAATACTAAGATGGCTTAGAGCTTTCATTTTCTGAGGTCCAAAAGAATCTTCTCTTGCTATCCACCAGAGTTTCAGGTACCTACCTGTGCAATTCTTACATTTACAGCCACCATACAAGCTCTGCAAATACTACTTGGCTTACAGGAAGCTGCTTGGGTCAGATGCATTCTGCTTGACTAGTATTCTGACTAGTGTTAATATTTCTCATTAATTCAACCCTCATACTTTGCCCATAATCTTTAATCCAAAGGTCCAGTACGTATCATTCATCTGTTTTACAAACAAAGCACACCAGAGGTCTGCAAGGCAACTTAGCCAGAGCTGGGAATAAACACCAGAAACTGATGCAACAGACACAACTTGTTCTCCTTGCCATATTGTCTTCCAGAATAAATGGACTGTATTGGTTTCTTGCAACATGCTGTTTGTAACTATACTATCATACCATCAAATACCAAAAACAATTATGCCATTGACCTATAGGACAATGATATCCAGAACACTATTGCTGTCACACAAAAAAAGGTGAAACGTGTGACCAAATAAGCGTTGGCAGCTATTTGATGCATAATCACTGACTTTTTTCTTCAACAGTAACTAATCTTTCTGTCAAAGAGAAATGGTTTTTTTGATATGTATCCAAGGATAGGCTGAAATCTTAAAacaaatttattctgaaaattgtGTGTCATTTAAGAGAATTTAAAAGTATGGGTAGGAGAGCACATCTTAACATCTGAAACCTCTAAAGTTTGgacttaacattttaaaatcatattctaagaaattttaaaattaagaattaaagtcttataattttaaaatcacaattGGGCTTTGCATGTGATAAAACTATGGTCCCTCTTAAGACTAAATACCAGTAATGAACAGCGATTCAAAGCAGCAGTCTGAATTATACCCAGTTAAAAACTGTTTCTTCTAATAACACCTTTTTAtacaaaatatgaataaaatatgtCTGTGTATTAAATGGGTTGAGCAAGTTTCAATTCTAAAATTTCCAAACATGATCCAAACCTGAAAACAGAACAATGTAGGCTGCTGAACACTGAGCCCAGCCAATTAAAATTCTGCGTTTGGGAAGGCATATAGCTGTGGCCAGTCCAGCATAATGGGTATCACTCAGAGGCATCCTTAAAACTGTGTATTGGGTACACCAAATTTTACAGGTAATTTCATAAAAGTATCAGAATTAGTCTCTCTCTTTCTTAACAGAAAGTACCTGCAAAGCTACCTGCAAAGCATAAGTAAAAATCACTCTCcttgaaattaaacaaaagatTTTTGTGCGCAAATTGGCATTGCCACTTGCATGTACAGAGATATCCttataaaaaaaatagtagcGTACCAGCTGAAAACAATGATAGCTATTTTATCGCAAGTCACAAATGTACTTACCTATCATCTCTGCAGTGTATCATGCAAATATGACATGGAGTGCTTGTCTATTTAAGGTTGTTAAACAGTAATTAtgtgataaatgaaaaattaGTTCTTTAAATTCGTCCTGACTAAATTTGGGGCAGAGGCAATAGCTTGCTCATTGTTTTGCAACTACTACAatgcaccaggaaaaaaaaaaaaagcagctccagGTAAACAATGtgaattaatttaaagaaaaagtcacTGTAAATATTGCTCATGAAGTATTCCAAATTAAAAGCAATGTTGTGCAAGCAGGAGTTTGCTATTCCTATAATTTTATCAttagaacagaaagaaaagcaactacaTGCTGAAATTCttataaatttaaatacattaagaaaCTCTTAACGAGTGGCCAGACTGTTAGGGATAAATATTGTCCAAGCTTCAGCTGTTACATTGCAAGGAAATGAGATCAGGATGTGCAGACTGAGAGagcaaaaaatgaatgaaaaatgaatcCTCAAGCCCTCTTGGTCAGACAAAGGCTGAGGAGCAAAGGCGGCTGTTCAAGCTCCACCCCTGCAGGAAATATTGCAAACAGGTGACTTTTAAAGAAGTGAAAGGCAACAGCCATTCCTTGAGTCAACAGAAGTAGAGGAGGCCATTCAGAGGAAAGCTCCAGAAGCTGCTTATACAGGACGTATTGATCAGATATGGGCCAAGGTGAGCAAGGGGGAAGCCCCTTCTGTGGTGCTCTGTGTGTTATTTTCTTACATCCATACCTCATATTCAGTTCTGTAATGGACACTGAAAGATCACTACTTCTCTAAGGAGTTTTGAtccaagggaaggaaaaaaaaaaaaaaaaaaaaaaagcaaaaattcctTCATCAAGAGTTAGGAGAAGGATTTTCACAGGAATTGCATTTTTTCACTTATTGTGCACATGGGAAAACCAGGCTTATCAGAACAAGATTTGGGAGAACAATTATCTGATGTAAAAATGTTGTATTTTGCAAATAGGAAGGAAGGGAAAGTCTGCAGCTATTTGAAGTTGTCAGACAAGTGTAAATGAGAGACTGACAAATCTGGCATaagagaaagaagcaaagcaGAACTTGCAGCAGGTATCATTGAAAAGGCTGAGGGAAGCTACAATAAGCAGAGAAGGTTGAAACCTGAAGTTAAGGCAGAGAGGATACAAAaatttaggggatttttttttggtggtttgtttgttgcagtgaggtttttttgcttacaTACTAATATTTATACATATGCAAATTGACCAGTTTAGTAATTATTATAAATGGACCCGTGTTGATTTTCCAGCCTTGCCAGATAACTCCTGCTTTTCTAAAGACAAATCTCCCTCACCCCTCAGCTTTTTCTACAATAGATGTGCTTGATTGCTATGTTTCTGAAgatgtttggtttattttaaagtagGTATGTTCCTGAAGAATCAAAGTACGTGCTGCTTGCCTCGATACTGTAGAAAAATATGCTCCCCCCATTTGAACTGTGACTACATTGTTAAGACTACTAATGTAGTTATTTCAAGGCTTGCCTAAACTTGATAAACTTAAGATCATgctgtaaaaaaaatctttatactAATAAATCTGGTTGAACATGGGATAATGATTTTTTACTCAATAATGGCACAGGGTAGCTGTGTGCCACTACTAAGGATGATACTCTTACTCTTTCTTATTCTCcctcgggggtggggggagtggtGGAGGAGGGGCAGAGAATatggagaataaaaaaatatatttttaaaaaacacacagtgcccttaggagaaaaaaaatctttttcttctgttcttctgcaCTTCAGTTCAACCATTCAAGCTACCTTCTACTAGAGAACCCTCCATAGGCTCTGATGATGTCAGAGCCAAACCCATCTCAGAGGCTTATTCTTTAGCCTCTGACTGAAGCCAGAGTTCACATATAAGTGCTTTCTGACACATATTATTTCACATACATTATCTTAGTAGTGTTCTCTCTCCAGTTCTGCCATCTTTCCCACTGCCAAATGACAGCCCAGTGTCCATCAACATATTCCAACATATTCTTGTTAGGTGCTTCCAACAGATAGCAGCTGGCATATGTGTCACAGGTCTCTAGCAAATGGGGCTAGAGATCACACGTCATGGTTTAAAATGCAGATGTGTTTCCCAGCCCAATcaggtttctttatttcttattcagaggcagcagggctgtgcctcTGTTAGTATAACACCACATCTTGGAATGGATGACACCTTGAAAGAATTAGCTGAATTCAGCAAGATTCTTTATCCAAGTAACTCACAAGTATTCTATTCTCTCAGGGGTCTCTCAGATgcccttctgatttttctttagtACTGGATATACTACTCCTTCTATATTTAATTATACAGATAATCTCTAACAGTCTATGCAAGACCAAGTGTCTCTCTCACAAAAAATGctcacaaataaattatttctatttttggtGGAAACCTCACAGGGGTATTAGTTACCTGTAGAAAGTAAAATGCAATCCTGGAGAGGGTGTCTGCGCTCCTTCCTCCTTGGATGGACCCTCAAGTTTTCTTGTTCTTCTCACTTTTTCATAGCTGCAATGCAGCCAAGTACCAACTGGCAcctgaaagaaaatgcaagagatCACCACACAAGTAAATTTTCTAGCAAAGAGTTGATTGTGAGGAGAGGACAGGCCTTCATTGTCACCTTCAACGGAACAGAACAGCCTGAGCAAAACTTAACATTCGTCGCAGAAACAGGTATGGTTCCCAACTTCTTTCACAGAAAGACTAATGCTGCCTTGTGACATTCTTTTGGCCTGATTATGTGCTATAGGGCAGCAAGATAATACCTCAGAGTCAACATGATGGTTCACATAGCCATGGAATTGTTTGAGGTGTTTGTTGTATTACTCCCATCTCAGCTAGCAGTGAGACCTTCCTTCAGTTTCCAACATATGGCACAAATTCATCTGAGGGGAGGGTTACATCCCTGCTGAGTTTGTTGACGACTAAATCTCTATTTCAgcaagctggggaaaaaaaatgttgtttattttccttaaaaggTCCAAAACCCTCAAAGCTGGCTAAGACCCAGGCCACATTTGGTATCTCCAGCACAGTGAGCAAGGAGAGCTGGAGTGCAGTTCTACAGTCTACCAGTTCCAACTCTGTGAGCATCTCCATCTCCAGCCCACCTAATGCTGTCATTGGACGTTACAAGCTGAGTGTTCAAACTACTTCAAGCggcagctcctctccagcaaGCCTTGGcacttttgttttgctctttaacCCTTGGTCTTCAGGTATGAACATGTCAAGTTTCCCCTGAAAGAACTAAGTTGCTTGTAGTTTCATTAATATTTGCAGCTTCTCCATTTGATCTATACTTCTTTAATACAGGAGCTGAACATTCACCACATAATGTATCAGTGAGAAAAGGGTTTAACAGTTTCTTAGGACCTTCTGGTACATAAAATCAGCTCTGTATCATGTATCATGAGAGCGCCTTGCCCTAAAAGATTAAATTCTGCTTAAGCAGATTAAGCTCTGCTTTTGCCAGAGCTTCCCTACTTCTGCACAAGTTTAGAAGGTATGTCTGGTCTCTCTAGAACCAAGAAAATAGTCATATCTACCAGCTTCCATCTTCTCCCAGATTTGACAGTGTTATACCCCTGTCTTCACTCAGACACCCCCCACCCTTTTCTCTAATTATAGGAAATCCTAAATTTCACAATCTGTTTAGAACAGCAAGAACAGCAAAGGGTGGATATCTGCAAGCATTCTTATTGATGGAGACCAAGGCTCctgaggttttgttttattttgcctgTTGTGGTTGTACATACCTCTGTTTGTTCTGGCTTTTCAGGTGATGATGTGTTCATGCCTAACAAGGCTGAGTGTGAGGAATATGTGCTAGAAGAGTTTGGCATAATTTTTGCAGGCAATAAAAATCATATCAACAGCTTTGGATGGAACTTTGGCCAGGTAAATGCAGCACTGAAACACCAGACAGTGTTTCGTGCTCTGATTTTCACATGAACTGGGTGGGTAACCagggcttgtttgctttttccagtTCGTCGCATACACCTCTGAAGAGCAGGAGTCTGGTATTGAAATCAGAATTTGTGCCAAGCCCTGTTATACTGATTAATATGAAGATTTGGAATTGAATAGTCAGTGATATGACCTAGGACTTAGAGGTGCAGCCATCAGAAACCTCAGTGTCTGCTGGGTAGTAAAGTACAGTAGCAATGCTGAGAGGCAAAGTCCTGGCCTTAAGTCCACAGATTCCAAGTTTTGAAAAGCTCTTTGAGTTCTAATCTTCACAGTTTGTTGAGGCCACGTTTTTATATGGTAATTCCCAGCCGAGCTGCAGCACTTAAttccatgatttaaaaaaaattaaacacttacATGGCTCTACTTACTCTGGTTTTTAGTAGACTAATTTGTGTTTCCAGAACACTAACTTCTTTCTGTAACATAGTTTCAAGGAGATATTCTCAATATTTGCCTTTCCATGCTGGATCGAAGCTTAAACTATCGTCAGGATCCTGCCACAGATGTATCTCACCGAAATGACCCCAAATATCTGGGCCGTGTTCTCAGTGCAATGGTAAGCAACATGTTCAAAAAGCCCAAACTACTGTTCTTTTAAAGTAATTAGTGAAAGTAAGTATGATGACACTTCTCAGTAAATTTTAGGCCACTGTTTGTATGGACCAGAAATATGGGCCAGAGAAACACCTAGGTGGTCGTCTGATCTAAGCCTGCTAGATTTATCTCATCTGTGGTATTTCTGATACTTATCACTTTGATATCCAGTAGTCAAATCCAAAGTATAAGACACGGGGTGGTATGCTGAGGGACCAGCCCCTTGGAAGTCTTTAGTCCAACGTCCCACTTGAAGTGGAACTACAGTGGTACTAGATCAGCCCAGTCATAGATATGTCAGGCTGCCttaaaaatctccaaggatggaggttTCATGGCCTCTCTGGGTGACTGGTCCAGAGCTGCACTACCCTTTTATTGAAATCTTAGTCAAATATGATTTTCCCATGCTACAACTTTCTACCGTTGCCTCTTATTATAAAACCTGCCAGAACAGAGAAAAGTTGGACTCTGACAACTTAGAGTGTTCCATTCAAGTAGTTGTAAGCTGCTATTACATTCTCCTTATCTCCTTAACCAGACTGAACTAGCCCAGTGCTCTCAACTTCTCCTTGTAGACTCTGTGCTCCAGGGTCCTGACCACCTTGGTAGCCCTTCCCTACTAGGCCCTCTTCAGTGTCTCAACATCCCCTTGAActgagggacccaaaactggaGACAGGATTCCTGGGACAGCCTCGCTAGGGATAATTAAAGGGGGTTAACAGCTTCCCTCGATCTCCTGGTCACACTTTTCCCAATGTAGCCTAGTGTGGGCTTTCCCCTTCTGATGAGAGAGCACTGTTGGCTCAAATTCAATTTGGCATTTGCTGTAGCTCCCAGGCCTCTTTCAGATGGGCTGCCACTCagccagctgcttcccagcctgtACCAACACACGAGGTTATTCTACCCCAAATTCTGAAATCTACACCTTTTCTTCCTGAACTTTATGAGGTTTCTATTGACACAGTATGCAAGATTTTCAAGGTGACTGTGCCCCATTTGTTGTGTCAGCCACTTCTCCTAATTTAATGTAAATTTGCTGAGGGCTCACTACATCGTGATCCAGGCACATTCTGAAAACTTAGCTGCATGGTATGCTCTGATGATGACATTCAATCATACAGTGCTAAAGGTGTCACCTCATGTCAGGAAGGTTCACTGAAAACTGGTGTTCACCTTCTTGCCTGGTGCTTCTGTACTTGAGTTGGAGAAACAGGGATTAAATGCTCTCCATTTCTTGAGAGGACACATATTTAATTTCCCTGAAAAGATAAGGTTTCTTCCTGAAAGTCAGTTGCATGATGCAGTGACTTTTGTCCACTAAAGTGTCATTCCAGGCTTTTCTCCTGCCTGTTTCCCTACCACTATCACCTCTGTTGTAAACTCTTAATTTACCTCATCATAAATTTAGTGAATATTTTTACAGGTCAACGCCAATGATGACCAAGGGGTTCTGCTAGGAAACTGGAGTGGAAATTATGAGGGTGGGAAAAGTCCAAGCAGCTGGACTGGAAGTGGTGAAATCCtgcaaaactggaagaaatcaGGATTCAAACCTGTTAGATATGGACAATGTTGGGTTTTTGCAGCGGTATTGACTACAGGTATGTTTTATACCATGCACGTAACTGACACTGCCCAGATTTTGTTGAAAGTAGCACTAATATCACTTCCTACATCAAAGTCTTTCAAGACATTAGTATGTTATATGAaactttgcatttcagaaatactGCTCTCTGACTATGGTCTTCTATTCACTCTTTAGTGCTTAGATGTCTGGGGATTCCCACTCGTACGATTACAAATTTCAGCTCTGCCCATGATGCAGATGGAAATCTGCGTGTGGATGAATTTTATGATGCTTCTGGAAATCATTTGGACAGGGCAGCTGACAGCATATGGTAAGGCTGTACAATTTTAATAGTAGGACCTATCAATGCCTAAAGAGTCTTCAGGTGCAGAGTATAAGTTCTAATAACAAATGCTTTGTTACCTTCTTAAAAACTGCCTTAAAAACAACTACACACACAGAGGATCAATTaaaaaatactacaaaataatACTACAAAACTCGgtgttttcattgtttctcaGTTAAACAGAGAATTGTGACATGAGTTATAACATCCAATTGAAGCCAGGGCAGGCAAAGTTACAGTTATGATGCCAGAGATGACTGAAAATTTGTGGTATTACACTGAAAATATCAAACAGTGGGACTTGACTTAGTTTGGAACTATTCTTCAAAAACAGTTCACATTAAACTGTGAAAAGTTCAGCAGAACCAGcttccctgcctttttttttttttttcagtgacatcatttgcagtgaaaataatttaattattgcCACTATTAATCATCAAATGCAATTCATACAAGCTTGCATTCagcaaacaacaggtccagtcCCTCACTTGCTTGTCCTGGACCCATTGTAAATATAAGTGATAACTGTAGCGTTGTGCTATAAGGAAAACAACTAAAACTAAGGAAGTACATACGCTCAGaacttttgaagaaaaacaggctCAAGACATTTTGTATAATTTTACAAACTTGCTTTCTGCCCTTGAACATTTATGTCTGTTCCGCAATGCAATTTTCAGCTCCTACCTAGTTAATATAGTCAGGATCAGAGTGGAAGTGGTCAGTCTCAGATAAGAACCTTTGCAAATTCAGGCATTTAATACATTTAACTAAGATGTCTGATTAATGGAATTTAGAAACACATACTAATAACTTACTTTGTTCATTCTTGCACATAGGAATTTCCATGTCTGGAATGAAAGCTGGTTTTCCCGCAGTGACTTGGACCCCTCATACAGTGGATGGCAAGTTCTGGATGCAACTCCCCAAGAAGAAAGTGGAGGTACGCAGattttatttcaggaataatgaaaaaaattataaagtcaGTCactttcagagagaagaaaaaaaaaagtgaaaccaTTGTAAAAGTAATTTCTCATCCTGCTCAGAAAAAGGGTTGCAGAAAGGAATACCATCTATCGCATTAGAAAAGCATCAGATCATCTGTGGATGCCAAGAAACAAACTAGACTTCTAGGCAGTCTTTTGCAGCAATTCCTATATTTCCAATGTAGGTATCCAGAGCTATTGAAAATCAAGGgataatataaaataaagcaagtgTACCTTCAAAATAAACACAAGACACGTTGATGATTGGCCTGGTATGAGAGTCTATGTGGATGAAAAAGCTAGAACAGCACTGGGCAATTCAGGAGTCATTGATAAATATCTGTCTAGTAATCTACTTACTGTCAAAGAGTTGATTAGgtctaaattattatttcttgatGCCGCAGGAATTTATCAGTGTGGTCCTGCCTCACGGAATGCCATCAAAGAAGGAGATGTAGATCTGGACTACGACTGCCCATTCGTATTTGCAGAAGTGAATGCAGACTGTATGTACTGGAATTATGACCCTGCAACTGGAAAGAAGACATTAATGTTCTCTAAGTCTACTGTAATTGGCCAATTCATCAGCACAAAGGCCGTTGGTAAAGACGATCGTGTAGATGTCACCAATGATTATAAATATGAGGAAGGTAAATAAAAACAGTGGTTCTTCTGGTTAAGTAGCTGCTTCATTCCCAAATGTATATAAACTTTAGGCTGGGAGTCTCTTAGTGGGCAATTTTGGGCATCTATAAGGTAGGAGCAAAGTTTATACTCAGTTTATTCAGTTCTAatagaaaagggaagagaaggtaCAGAGTAAAAAATACTGCCTTGCCCTTTCTGATATGGAGCTGCTTTGTGAGACCTAAATAAGGCAAGTCCAAAGATCTCCGAGTAAAGCATTTACTGTTCGCCTGCCTATTGATAATGTGTACTGACTGCCTCTGCTTTGTGAGAATTAGTCTACAGCCCAGTTATTTGACAGCAGGATGAAAGGCCTGTTACAGAAACCTAAACTAAATCAGCCCTTACGCCCAGGAAAAGCAACTTTTTCAAAGAATCAAACAGCATGTAAACTTGTCAGACCTTTGGGTTTgctagtggagaaaaaaaaattacagtcatgAACTGAATTTGCAAGTGTAAAGAATGAACACCGCTATTGGAAATATATATCAGAAGGGTGAAAAGCATGATAAAGCAGAGCCCAGATAACTAGCTTCCATTGTGCACTGGCTCTGGctaggatggagttaactttcttcatagctgCCCCGCTAAAGGCGTTGACAACACACCcatgttttggctgttgctgaacagtaCTTGCAgagcatcaaggctttctctctccctccccactccctccctgCCACATTGAGTAGGCTGTGgctgggcaagaggctgggaggggacccagccaggacagctgacccaaactgaccaaagggatattccatgctTTATGACTTAgtgttcagcaataaaagctcagtgAATGGTGGAGAAAATGGGGGGGGCGTTCGCAGTTATGGCATTTGTATTCCCAAGCAACCGTTACATGTGTtgaggccctgctttccaggaTGTCTctggacatctgcctgccaatgtGGAATAGTGAGTGGAATAGTGAGTGTATTCCTCTATTTGCTTCCCCTGTTAAACTGTCgttatctcaatccacaagtcTTTTTGCCTTCCATTTTCTCCCCATCCTGCGGGAATGGGGAGTGAGTGAGAGGCTGGGTGGACATTTGGCTGCTAGCCAGAATCAACCCATCACACTGTCCTTTCAGTCTTCCCTTAGATTAGGGGCCTTTTCTGTATTAGcaattaataatttacatttctaaatattACAACCATAAAAAGGGATAGAAATGGGAAGAGTGAAAATCTTTGGACTTAAGATTTTGTGTTACAAAAAAATGCTATTAGAGGGGCAGCGGCATTACTGACTGCAGATCCAGAAAATTCGGTGTGACTGTGAAAAACAGAGGCTCTGTTCATCAGTAAGTGCAGACACTACATTCTGCTGGCTTGTCTCTAGCAGTCATGTAAAATAAGAGATGCCTGTTAATTGTTGAGGGTAATTTTTGTGATTGTCTCTCATAGGCTCTACAaaagaaagagatatttttaaaaaagcccgTAAGAAGCTGGGACTTGAGGATAAATTTGATCCTACAGCACCAACACCACAGGAAATCGATCAAAAGCCTGACATCTCAGGGAAGTTCAAGGTGTCTGGCCCTTTAGAAGTTGGAAAAGATCTCAATCTAATTCTGGTTCTTGCAAACCTACAGTCTGATGCTAAGACTGTTCATTTAAATATGACTGCTTGGAGCACTGTGTACACTAGAAGACCGGTTCATGAGATCTGGAAGGACTCCATATCTGTCACTCTATCTCCTAAGGAAGGTAGTTTTTCAAGTAACTTTTAATCATAATTGTGTAATTGTTTTATCAGTAAATGGGCATTAGAAGCTGgtcaacttggggaaaaaagctcTAACAAACTGGAATCTTAAATTTCTATGcataaaaggctgaaaaaaatttACATTGCACTtacaaacatattaaaaaagACATGTTTCACACCATCATTTCCTTGAGTACTATTCACATTTTGGAAAATGTATCTCAGGAGTGAAAAGAAGATGGTGAGTAAACATGAAGTTTCATTTAACAAAATTTGCTTTACAAAAAGataaggacaacataaaagcatAGAAATCAATTCCAATTAAATGTGTTCTGATCAATTAAGAGGGGCCTTACTGAAAGGTAACAGGACATGGCTAAGAGCAGAAACAAGAAACCTGGTCCATTAGCACATTAGAATGGAATTAAAGCGTGAGGAATAGAAATAGCTGAAACAGCCTGCTAAGCTCCACAGAAAAGAAAGTTGCTATCAAAGAACTGTTGAGGAGTAAAGGACCTCAGATTTTTTaacaattttctttttgcagatggAGTTTGATAACCTTATGGAAGAAATTCTCTATGTAAATATGAGTATTGCTGGAAAGATGAAATTAAGTTACCATTAGGAGCTTGGGATAATAGATATATCAGCATCTCTAAAGTGAACTGAAAGAGCATTGATTCCCAACTGATACTATATTGTATTAATCTTCAGCTTTGAATCACCAGTGAGAagcagaaataatatttaatttctttaatatgtAATTTGACTTCTGGAGTTGGGATCTATCAGCTTCCTCTAAAGCATTAGGACTCTCAGCGAAGACAGAGGTTATGTGCCTAATGGCATTAGTCATGCAG
The sequence above is drawn from the Strix uralensis isolate ZFMK-TIS-50842 chromosome 18, bStrUra1, whole genome shotgun sequence genome and encodes:
- the LOC141951895 gene encoding protein-glutamine gamma-glutamyltransferase E-like isoform X2; its protein translation is MGQAAMQPSTNWHLKENARDHHTSKFSSKELIVRRGQAFIVTFNGTEQPEQNLTFVAETGPKPSKLAKTQATFGISSTVSKESWSAVLQSTSSNSVSISISSPPNAVIGRYKLSVQTTSSGSSSPASLGTFVLLFNPWSSGDDVFMPNKAECEEYVLEEFGIIFAGNKNHINSFGWNFGQFQGDILNICLSMLDRSLNYRQDPATDVSHRNDPKYLGRVLSAMVNANDDQGVLLGNWSGNYEGGKSPSSWTGSGEILQNWKKSGFKPVRYGQCWVFAAVLTTVLRCLGIPTRTITNFSSAHDADGNLRVDEFYDASGNHLDRAADSIWNFHVWNESWFSRSDLDPSYSGWQVLDATPQEESGGTQILFQDVKELIRSKLLFLDAAGIYQCGPASRNAIKEGDVDLDYDCPFVFAEVNADCMYWNYDPATGKKTLMFSKSTVIGQFISTKAVGKDDRVDVTNDYKYEEGSTKERDIFKKARKKLGLEDKFDPTAPTPQEIDQKPDISGKFKVSGPLEVGKDLNLILVLANLQSDAKTVHLNMTAWSTVYTRRPVHEIWKDSISVTLSPKEEKQFPIKISYTEYQQQLTTDNTIQVTALCHVEGGIQVLVQRDITLDNPAIDIQVLGEAKVNKEVDVEVIFTNPIDTEVMDCVLQVEGNDLLRGILEIDVPPLKASEKSSTKFKLIPFETGPKHLLVNFSCDKFADIKTFKMVNVID
- the LOC141951895 gene encoding protein-glutamine gamma-glutamyltransferase E-like isoform X3; amino-acid sequence: MGQAAMQPSTNWHLKENARDHHTSKFSSKELIVRRGQAFIVTFNGTEQPEQNLTFVAETGPKPSKLAKTQATFGISSTVSKESWSAVLQSTSSNSVSISISSPPNAVIGRYKLSVQTTSSGSSSPASLGTFVLLFNPWSSGDDVFMPNKAECEEYVLEEFGIIFAGNKNHINSFGWNFGQFQGDILNICLSMLDRSLNYRQDPATDVSHRNDPKYLGRVLSAMVNANDDQGVLLGNWSGNYEGGKSPSSWTGSGEILQNWKKSGFKPVRYGQCWVFAAVLTTVLRCLGIPTRTITNFSSAHDADGNLRVDEFYDASGNHLDRAADSIWNFHVWNESWFSRSDLDPSYSGWQVLDATPQEESGGIYQCGPASRNAIKEGDVDLDYDCPFVFAEVNADCMYWNYDPATGKKTLMFSKSTVIGQFISTKAVGKDDRVDVTNDYKYEEGSTKERDIFKKARKKLGLEDKFDPTAPTPQEIDQKPDISGKFKVSGPLEVGKDLNLILVLANLQSDAKTVHLNMTAWSTVYTRRPVHEIWKDSISVTLSPKEEKQFPIKISYTEYQQQLTTDNTIQVTALCHVEGGIQVLVQRDITLDNPAIDIQVLGEAKVNKEVDVEVIFTNPIDTEVMDCVLQVEGNDLLRGILEIDVPPLKASEKSSTKFKLIPFETGPKHLLVNFSCDKFADIKTFKMVNVID
- the LOC141951895 gene encoding protein-glutamine gamma-glutamyltransferase E-like isoform X1 gives rise to the protein MQSWRGCLRSFLLGWTLKFSCSSHFFIAAMQPSTNWHLKENARDHHTSKFSSKELIVRRGQAFIVTFNGTEQPEQNLTFVAETGPKPSKLAKTQATFGISSTVSKESWSAVLQSTSSNSVSISISSPPNAVIGRYKLSVQTTSSGSSSPASLGTFVLLFNPWSSGDDVFMPNKAECEEYVLEEFGIIFAGNKNHINSFGWNFGQFQGDILNICLSMLDRSLNYRQDPATDVSHRNDPKYLGRVLSAMVNANDDQGVLLGNWSGNYEGGKSPSSWTGSGEILQNWKKSGFKPVRYGQCWVFAAVLTTVLRCLGIPTRTITNFSSAHDADGNLRVDEFYDASGNHLDRAADSIWNFHVWNESWFSRSDLDPSYSGWQVLDATPQEESGGIYQCGPASRNAIKEGDVDLDYDCPFVFAEVNADCMYWNYDPATGKKTLMFSKSTVIGQFISTKAVGKDDRVDVTNDYKYEEGSTKERDIFKKARKKLGLEDKFDPTAPTPQEIDQKPDISGKFKVSGPLEVGKDLNLILVLANLQSDAKTVHLNMTAWSTVYTRRPVHEIWKDSISVTLSPKEEKQFPIKISYTEYQQQLTTDNTIQVTALCHVEGGIQVLVQRDITLDNPAIDIQVLGEAKVNKEVDVEVIFTNPIDTEVMDCVLQVEGNDLLRGILEIDVPPLKASEKSSTKFKLIPFETGPKHLLVNFSCDKFADIKTFKMVNVID